AGCCTAATGCAGCTACTTAGCATGTCTCCTCCCACCAAGCATCCCTAAAGCTGTTAGAGAGAAAGCAGTTTTAAAGAGGAACCTATATCCAACTCAGCTGAGCTGCACTGTGAAACTATACTGGATCCTGTCCAGCCTGCTTTAAAATTCCTTTGGAATGAGTGTGAATGTGCATGCACTAGGATGTGTGcatgatttttaaattatttatcaatttatcaaaacatttatatcctgcctttctccctggttCAAGGTGACTATTCAAATGTTCACAGGTGTGTCTCTTGTTCCAAATCTTCTTCTACAAGGGCAGAATATGAGGGCAGAActctgttgttttttattttatattatattggtGCATGACAACTTGTGTTTTCTTTACTTTTGAAACTTCAGAAATCAGAAATATTATCGGTGATAAGATAAACTTCATTAACATACTTGCGTGATTTTATTTCTTCCAACTCTTTTGTTAGCTTCTCATTCTTCTCCTGAGCTTCATGGAGCCTGCGCTTTAAGTCCCCAATTTCTTCCTGAGCCTCAGATTTTATATCATTTGCTATGACCACAGCAGTCTGTAGATCAGCTTGGAACTGCCGCCATTCTGCAGACTCCTCCTGAAAAAAGAGAATGtaaacataaattaaaaaaattagcagCAACGAGATATTTCCGTTTCTCcgaaaagaagacagtgtcttatattaatttttgctcccaaagatgtgctatgtcttattttcaaggaatgtcttatttttctgcttcacagctgcatgctctggttgacaggcatgcttccaaacagaaactttgctacgtctaacttttgggggatgctttatatttagcacttcagcaaaacctctactacgacttattttcaggggatgtcttattttcggggaaacagggtttaTTTCCAAAAGTACTTACATACCTCACCCCATGATTATACTACTGGTACAGAATGTCACCTTAACAATTACCAAGACAGCCATATTTACTATATCCCTTTTATACCACCCCAAACATAGCACAATAATGTAAGATATCATTACCCCACCACCACAGCACCCATCTGTCCGGAGTTAAAGGAGGGCTTCTCTTTTTGCCTGCTGGCTTTCTCCTCAGAAGGAGGCACAGCATCTCAGATGATACAGTGAGATTATGAAGGCACCCCACCCACTATGGCCAACTTGCTCTTTTCTTGAGTGGATATCAAGACAATGGTGGTGGTTGTAATCTCTTTTCTCTCTGGCCAGCATATGCTCTTCCCTGCAGCTGGGATGAGAGTACAGAGGCTGCTGGAGTGAGGTGCTGCTGGAGATGATGGACCCTTTACTTCCATCTCTGGAATGAGGATTGTGGCTCAAAAACACTTGTCAGTTATTTATCATCCATTGGCAGTTTCAGGATGGGAACCACCTGCCAGCCACAAGTCCTACAGGGCAATAACATCACTTAATTCCTTGGAGCATGATGCACATGCCAAATTGGGAAACAATGTCTACAAAGCGCCATGTCAGGCAGCCACACGGGGCTGCTCAGGTACTCATTTATACTACGTATTATTATAGCTCCACCCAACAAAGCACATGAAACTGTGTTACCCACCCTGAGTCGCCTGTGCAGAGTTTTGATCTCTCTTTCCATGTCATGCTTTTGATCTTGAAGCTTTTTTACAGtatctggaaaaacaaaacaaagccattTGTATATGTCTCCATAGACATTTAAATATAGAAATAATAACTGGAATAGAAGTGCTAACAGAAGTGCTAAAAAGGCAGCATTAGTTCTTCAAGGGCAATTTGTTAAAGCCTAACGTAAATACTGACTGCATTCAACAGGAGGATTGCATTCAGTTTCTCCTCTATCACAACAGCCAACAGATAAACAGTTATATAAAAATATCAAGCATGAACTTTATATATGTGAGGGGGCAATTTCAAAGAAAACATTCAAATGGGAGATGTCCCTAAAGAATTTTCCAATTATCTCTcctgactccacccccaatacactAGTAACGCTCTTTCAAtgataaatgcaacaaaaatcAAGTATTTTAACTCTGCTTCCAACAGTTTTAACTCTGCTTCCAACAAGTATTTTAACTCTGCttccaacatttttaaacataagcCAGCAGGCCACCAAAATGAGCCTCACTCTACTACTATGCTACAAAATAAATGGATGCTGGTTAAGCAACAGAgtaaccaacaaaacagaatcacCCTATTAAAAGTTAAATTGGCTAGCGCCTCTACATGGATGACAAAAGCCTAAAGAATCAGGCCAACAAGCCAATCACAGACAGAACAGGGGGTCTCTGCAGACTCTGCGAATTCCCTAAGTATGCAGAATAGTGTGGTCTAAAGAGTGCAAAGCATGGttcaaaagaaaatcaaagtCCAGAACAGCTAAgtgtcagttaaaaaaaaaaggggggggggcaggggatacTTGTGAAAGCCTCCAAGAACATAAGGAATCCTGAAAGAAATCAGTCCCCCTCCCAATCCTGTATAGATACCTTGATACTTATACCTATTGGTGAGTATGTTGATCTCCATTAGATAATGAAAAGTAGTAAAAACAGAATACCCTAGGGTatgaaaatactttaaaaacttgctaaatatgcaaagaaATATGACTTAGTAAATGAactaagaggggaaaaaaagaaaatctttaaaaatggCATGAGAACCAAACATGTTCCACTAGGGACAGAATGATGAGAGCAAACATGTGTCAGCTAAATGCACGGAAAAATGAGGAAAAGAGTTGTTCAAGCCCATGAGAACAGAGGATCCTAGAGAGAATTTCCAGAGCATTCTCCCTTCCAATGCTTACTTATACAGGCCAaatttctcagaaatgctacccttCCTTGAGTATTAGGTGTAAATGACTTCTCAAAGCAAAAGATGCAACCTTTGCATTTTTGGAAATGCAAGTCATTATAAATTATGCTGTTTAATTCAGGGTTAGAATATGTCATCAATGGTTTGTGAAACACATTCTGACCATGCTGGCAGCACTTCTTTCAGACAAAAGCTGTGTTTGATCAGCATTAATTGCAGGCTATTTTAATGATTTTGTAATCTATAATTTCTGTAATCTAACTCTTGAATATATCTTTTTAGAGAGAGTTGGTTCTTACTTTCTTTCAGAATTGCAAAATACACCAGGAACAACCTCAATTTTGCTGTtccttaattcttttttaaaaagctgcctcaCTATGTGGTTGGAGCTGAACAAAGTTAAATATGACAGCATAATGAATAATACAAGCCTAAGCATTATTACTACCAGTATGTACATATAACTTTATTGCACATATAAAAACTGTGTACAAAAGTGTAATTAATAATCTGTATGGTTAATAATGCTACATATGACACAAACTCAATATTTAATCAAGTATATTGTAAATTTAAAAGACCAAAATCTAATCATGAAGACAAAATACACTTATTTAAGGTCTGCTTGACAGATGGTGGAGGGGATGTGTTTAAGATTGCCATTGTGATAGTTCAGCAGTTTAGGCTTCCTAGAATACAAATGTCCATTTCTAAAACCCAACTCTGCCATctagtgagatttttttttaagttggttcCAAGTTTCTTCAACTTTCTCCTAAAGCATGGTGGAGAGGGGAGATTGTGCCTTTCCATCCTTACAATGGGATTGCTCTACTGGACGTTGAGCATATGTATACTATTTGAATAGGACATAGTACCACAAAACCAGTTTCCATAGGGCTAAGTACCACCACTGACTTGAGCATTATGTGCATGATCTGGCCCTGGgcatggacatgctggcaggggctaatgggaatcgtagtccatgaacatctggggcgccaaggttggacacccctgccctatacaAATATTACATCCAACTCAGAAAATCTGGATAAAGAAACTGTGATGCTAACAGGGGATCTCCCACCTCTCCTACCAGAAGCAGgatgttccctaattcttctgATATTTGCTTCTTCTGAACTTTTCAATGGTCAGCTTTACTATATGTAACCTTCAGGGGGATGGGGGTTATTTAATTGTCCTATTCCATACATCATTAAATGTGTATCTGAACCAGTTTAAGGAACTGAGGTGATTCCCCACCTCTCTCTGCTGTGTGTGATTTCAGAGATTATCGTGCTAGAAAAACACTACAATTTTATTAAACTCCTCAGCAGAATAAGACAAGGGAGGGATATGataagaaggaaagaagcagacttATATACAAAGTTTAAGATTTTCTTAATAGTACAGTTCAGATGGCATCTGGCTGTTTGATAAGATTTCAGTTATagatttctaaattctttgaaattATAGGCTTTCTGGCTGTTATACAGAGTCAACTCAGATATGCACTCTGACATATCATTGCCTCTTGGGACTTACGTATAATGAACTGTTTTTCTATACTCCATGTCCTTGGAGGAGTTCTTGCCATCACTGGAGACCACTGTCCCAGAAATTAATGAGGCAACTGGAGCAGAGTCCAGTTCTCTATGAGAACTAAGACAGCCCTAGTATAAGATAACTTTTTAATTGCTGTAACAAATATTTtattggaaagagaaaaagactGTTCCTCTTTCATCTGGCATTTTCCTATGAAAGCCCAAAGGCTGAAACATGACAAGCATGTCTAGTGCAAGATCAGCCACAGCTACATAGTTTGGCTATCTTGGGACCATGATTCTCCTGTCTTGGAGTTCTAGAGTACAGAGGATTTTGTTTGCcgaaagaagaaacaaaaagttgAGGCCCAGGCAACACCAGTCACCTGTTGGATAAGATTTGTGTTGGTTGTGATACCTGGGCAattggaaggtggggggggggagagaaagacagcCATTCTGCCCTGTTTTTAGCTATCTGATGCTTTCCTGCATTTTTAGCTATTGCTGAAGAAGTTGGCTGGGCAAGTGCAGTCTTGGAGGGaatgaggagggaaagaagaggatGGATTCTCAAGCCTCTGAGCTACAGGAAGGTGGGAAAGAAAGCACAGAGCTCTTTTACCATCACTCTCCTAATCCAGGCCCAGATGTCAGCATAGGGCATGTTTCCCTCAATCACAGAAAGTGCATGTGGGGatggggaagaaagagggaaCAGTCTCACACTCAGAtagaaaggcgggggggggggagagggagggctaTGTCTTGCTTCCAATTCAGATGACTGCTGATTTCGAGTTGTAGCAGTGGTTGATCTTGCACTGGACATGCTTGTCATGTTTCCACCTTTTGGCTCCAAGACCCTTTGGGAGAGGCAGGAGCAGTGATCAGAATTTAGGGCTTCCATATTGGGATTCTTCCATTCTGAACATCCCCTGGCTTTGGCTAGGttctgaaaggaggaggagacttCAGGCTGTTTTGCAACCTCTCTGAATGTCTTTCTTCAAGCTAGGCTGACTTATGCCACAATGAAATACTGAAAAAGAAAAGtctgaatttatatcccatcccctttctctcctataaggagactcaaaggggcttacaaactcctttcccttctcctggccacaacaggcaccttgtgaggcaggtggggctgagagagttccgaagaatggtgactggcccaaggtcacctagcaagaatgtaggactggggaaataaatctggttcaccagataagactctgccactcatgtggaagagtggagaatcaaacccagttctccagattagagtccatctgctcttaactgctatgccacacCAGGTTTGCCTTCCAAACCCCCATTTTTTATGAACTCTTTTCTTTTatagaaagagaaatgaaagaataaaaaatGAACCATACACCAGGCTATGGGAACAAACTAGCACTGAAtaacttttccttctttttaattcACAGGTCAAGAAATAATACTGAGCATTTATGTCAAACTTGAGTGtatcagtatttaaaaaaaaaacttgaccAAAGAGATCAAGCTGGCATAAATGGTTTCGCCACTGCTCCATCTGAACTTAACTATAATGTGAGATACATCAGGTGACTTTCCTGGCTAGGTCTCCTCAGTCCTAGCCTTGCGCTCTGGCTGCATTGGCTATCTCAATATAAGGCACACGGCAtatgctgttttattgtaatcCTTGTAGTAACACTACACATTCATTAGTACATTTATCTTTATTATGCAGACAGTAGGCTGAGGCTGAGTCAGACAGGTGTGATAAATTCATTTTTGCTAGACTGAAGACAGAGGCTCCCTGAATTTTAGTTTGCTCTTGCCCAGAATACCAATTAACTGTCTAGACATAACCTGAACAAGCTCTGTCCCTCAAATTTGAAATATTAGCTAGATATTAAAAGGTGCCACATTTTAAGTACATTGTAATTTCTCATCATGTAGCAGTTATTCTTCACAGCAACCACAAGGTGTCATCCTCCACTCTTTTCCCATCGGACACTGTCACACAGCTGCTAAAAATAACCTTTGATTTCCACCAGGAGTTATAGACCCCATTTCAAACTAATAATTGTATTCATCTCCATTTCAATTAAAACAGTAGCTGATCTGCAGGGCCCAGACTGGAAATAGGAACAGATGTAAACCGGGATGGACTGGCCATTAAGGCCATCAGGAAAAGTCCCAGGGAGCCAATGGCCTGGAGAGTCCCCCTCCTGCTGAGGCAACCTCCTCCATAAGCTGGTGGCTCTTGCCACGTGCAAGACAGGTGTAAGGTGCTGCCACCAAAAGCCAGAAGCCCATGTGTATCAGGCAGCCTGCTCTTCTTCCTTGGGGTGGGTGGTCATTTTCTAGGGCTGTTTTTGCCTCCCATTGTGGTCCTGGGCACCAATCCCTACTGATGCATTTTCATGGGATGAGCAAATATCCATTCAAATTTGTGTATTTTTGCATTAACATTATCATTTGTATTAATGTGAAACGAAGTTGCCACCACCGTTGCCATGTGCTTGCTGAACTGGCCTGTTCCATCCCACTTTTCATTTGCCCTActgcatttatccattttgctaTATATAAAGGTCAATGGTGCACCACGCAAATCAATGCCTAGGGCTGCAAAACAAGGACTATATGACAACTATGCGGAGATACCCAGCTCTACCTCTAACAGCATTTATAATATAAATCTATATTTACCATTAGAGTGTGAGAATTTTCTCTACCAGTCAGAGACTATTTTGATGCTTCTTTGTATGGGAACCCACAGTAACTTAGAAAATACGTGTCCTACATAAGAAAGATTCACTACTCACTCTCCAAGTCTGATATAATGAGATTGTCATGTAGTTTTACAGCTCGATGCTGCTCTACTTCATCCTCCAATTCAAATATGGTTTCCTTCATATCACtcctttcagtttctttttcttccagctCTGCCCGAAGCTTTTCTAAAGTCATATTCAGATCCTGAATTTGCTTCTTAGCTTCTTCTTGGAAAGCTCTATATTCATCTTctatctaaattttaaaaaattacttattTTACTTCTATGATAATCACTTCTGAATATTGCTCTACATTCCAACAAAATCTAGCTTGCCAtaacaaaatattaatattacaTAATTATATTTAATGGTATCATCCTCATATCTGATCTCATTTTTAGGATATTACAAAAACTtccaaaatatatacaaaagtaAAGCATTTATCCCATTATCTCATCATGAGAAGCAGCTTAACGAGACATTCTTGGAGGGAATTCCGGGTATATGGGGTGGTTTTGTTTAAGGTGGGAGATCTTTGGGTAGTTGAGGGAGGTGGAGTGATGGTCATGGGTACAGATGTATGGATGTGCGGGTGCTAGATCATCAAGACCTCTGAAGGCAAGGAATGAAGCATTTGTACCAGACTGACAGTTAGAGATATAAAGAATACTATCACATTATCAAAGGGATTGAATAAAGTGACTGGTTTTGGCAACAGATTGCTAGAAAGAAGTGAGTAAATCAAAGTAGGATAATGAAGACCAGAGAAGAGAAATCTGCAGTAATCAGAGCAACAGACAACCCCAGCTTTTACTGAGAGGACAGAGAGGAAGGGCAATATTTTTGGCAGGTTATCAAAAGAGAAGTAATGCCAATTAGCAATAGGCTCATGGCAACCTAAACAGAGAATAAATAAAGTCCCCCACAGATGAAGCCAAGACTTTGTCCCCACCAGTAATAGGCTTATGGAGACCTATAAAGAGGCTAAAATAATTAAATGAAAAGGTCCCAGATAAAGCCAATACATGTGCCTATTCTACAGAGTAGACTTGTAATGCTATCATTAGGGAAAGTTGTAATTTTTAGCTAAAAACAATCCGCACAAACCATCTCCAAAAAAGGAACTACACAATCAACATAATTAAAGGTCGatgtcccccttcccccttccttctacTTCCTCCTCCACAAAACGCAGGTCATATGAAAAGAATTTCCCCTTGTTCAatgttatttctttaaaaaatacctttGCAATGGTGTCTTGCAAGCGATTGGCATCATTGCGCGTATGAGCTAACTCCTCTTGTAGGCTGCTGGCTAATGTCTCTGCTTTTTCCTTGTCAAGCCTGACACTTTCTAGTAAGTCTTGTATATCTGATTTGTCACCAGAATTGTGTATGGAATACAGTTCGGCTACCTTCTGTTTTTCGTGCTCTAACTGAGCTTTCAGCCTGTTCATCTCAATCTGATCACTAGCTACTGTGGCTTTGTACTCATCCAAAGCGGCTGCTAGAGTGTTCTTGCTCTTCTGTTCTGACTCAATAATTCGCTCCATATGGTGATTCCGTTCCTTCAGTGCTCCTATCATCTCCTGGGCTTCCTTGTTATCTTGTTCTGCCATTTTGAGAGTGTTGCTCAGATGCTGTTGGACTCCAAGGAGCTGTTCTCTTTCAAAACGTGCATTCTCTGCAAGGTCCATGTAACGTTGCTCTAGCTCCATATACCGCCCACTTTTCATGTCTTCATCGATAACATAAGAGATATGATGCTCATCTAAAAGTGATCGGAAATATTCCATCTGTCGACTGAAGTGTTCTAACTTGTCACTCTGCTGGCACAAGGATTCCATAAGaataaccttttcttctccaagtctttcattttcactgttcaATTCTTGAGTAATTTGCTGCAAGTCTGCAAGTTCCTGAAGAGTTGCTTGAAGTTCTTCAGCTGTACTATGCTGGTTCTCTTCCATCTGATGTATCCGTTCTGTCAAACAAGCCACCGATACTTCGCTTGCATTGCCACTGCTCCCCTTTCTTGATCTTTCTATGCTTGGCACACCCTCAGACTCCGAAGATGATGGAGCATCTAAGGCATCGTCACTTGAAGTGAGTGGCTGATACACTTCACTGCACTCACTGTCCAAATTATCCATGGAGTTGCTATGTTGATTGTCCATTAAGGTGTTCTCATCCTGACTCAAAAGGTCTTCTACTGAACCAGGAGCAGAACCTTCCACTGAAGAAGTAAGGGTGCCCCCACCATCACTGTGGTTTCCAGCTGCAATTTCTGGGCTCAAGGACTGGTAGCTAAATAGTTTTTCAGTGTTATCCAGTCTTTGCTCCAGAGAAAACCCTAATGCGTTTAACCTATCCTTCAACATCCGATTCTCATTTTTCAATTGGTTGAGTTCCTCCCGGATGGCAGAGTTTTGTTCTTGTAAATGCAGTAACGTGGATTCTACATCAGTTGGCTGGTGGACAGCAatggtttctttttcttcagatttttcaTCCCCCTCATACTGATCTTCATTAAGGCCTAGTTGAGAACGCATCTCTCTGAGCTCATTCCTTAGATGCAAGATTTCTACATCTTTCGTTTTGGCTAATGTTAAAAGATCTTTCACTTTTGCTTCCAAAACAGCTTTGTCACTGATCTGATTGTCTGATTTAGACTTGGTCATTCGAATATCAGAGTCTGGATTAGTACGACTACGGGAGCGCTTGGCAAGGATTGGATCATTGCTGGTCTGTCCTGTTAGCGGCAGTTTTTTACTTTGAGTCAGCCGGGAACGGTCACGAATTCTTTCCCGAGAAGAGCTAGATTCTTTATTTCCAGATGAAGTGTTACGTTTGGCTACAGAACTTGAACCTGTGTTTTAAAAGGTTAGAAAACAATTAAACTGGCTGGTAATTATTAAATTCTGCACAAAGCATTGTGTTCTCCAGAACTGTGCTGCACAGTCTAATCTTCATAGTTGTAACTGAATTATCAAGAGTATGGTAACAACACATTTTATTAAAACTGGATTTAAGAATTGTGTTTTTGAAGTTAGAGCAAATATTTTAATCTTGgcactcaaaggctcattccgcacatgcagaataatgcactttcaaactgctttcagtgctctttgaagctgtgcggaatagcaaaatccacttgcaaacagttgtgaaagtggtttgaaaacgcattattttgcatgtgcggaaggggccctagacaaCTGCTGCATAGGACTTACTTCCAGACAAGCTGTATGTGATGCTTGGCTTCAAATGAGTCCTGTATGGCAACTGGTCACCCAGGTTGCTAGCTCTCTTCCACCACATCTTGGGCTTTGGgaactggggggggtggggggagagaaagcagatCCTGGGTACTGGACTGGGCATGCTCAGTCCAGTACCCAGGATTGttccccccacctcacttcccaagaCTTGTGAGAGTGAGGGTTGAGAGTCCAATCTTGACTGCTGGACTGAGTGCATTCATTCCAGCACATAGGACTGTTCCCCCCACCCTGTTTCCAAAGGCctgcaggtcttgggaaggggggggggagattgggggAGGAGAGTCTGATACCGGGTGCTGGACTGAGTGTGCTCAATCCAGCATGCAggatcattctttttttttgttttagaggATGTGTCTTGCAAGCTTCACAGATTTGACACAAGAATCAACATGAATTCTAACATCAAGTCTGTGAAGATTTGAAGATACATCCtctaaaataaaaaggggaaactatatattgtctTGTTGCTGCGCCCACCAACAACAGCTGTTTAGAGCCCGCTGTATTGTTTACCACAGCAGGCTTTACTGATAGTAAACATATTTCTTCTGATTCTAAAGGCATATTATTCCATCTCAAAAACAATTAGACAGCACATTTATACAAACGATGT
The nucleotide sequence above comes from Sphaerodactylus townsendi isolate TG3544 linkage group LG13, MPM_Stown_v2.3, whole genome shotgun sequence. Encoded proteins:
- the SPECC1L gene encoding cytospin-A is translated as MKKANRTVGSAPKVPGIGKIQTVEKVKSENGSTVSVVAKLSKTGTAATLLKTKSNDDLLAGMAGGITMSNGVKGKKSTCTSTAPPTAGTTMNNLENKPKPITGSSSVAKRNTSSGNKESSSSRERIRDRSRLTQSKKLPLTGQTSNDPILAKRSRSRTNPDSDIRMTKSKSDNQISDKAVLEAKVKDLLTLAKTKDVEILHLRNELREMRSQLGLNEDQYEGDEKSEEKETIAVHQPTDVESTLLHLQEQNSAIREELNQLKNENRMLKDRLNALGFSLEQRLDNTEKLFSYQSLSPEIAAGNHSDGGGTLTSSVEGSAPGSVEDLLSQDENTLMDNQHSNSMDNLDSECSEVYQPLTSSDDALDAPSSSESEGVPSIERSRKGSSGNASEVSVACLTERIHQMEENQHSTAEELQATLQELADLQQITQELNSENERLGEEKVILMESLCQQSDKLEHFSRQMEYFRSLLDEHHISYVIDEDMKSGRYMELEQRYMDLAENARFEREQLLGVQQHLSNTLKMAEQDNKEAQEMIGALKERNHHMERIIESEQKSKNTLAAALDEYKATVASDQIEMNRLKAQLEHEKQKVAELYSIHNSGDKSDIQDLLESVRLDKEKAETLASSLQEELAHTRNDANRLQDTIAKIEDEYRAFQEEAKKQIQDLNMTLEKLRAELEEKETERSDMKETIFELEDEVEQHRAVKLHDNLIISDLENTVKKLQDQKHDMEREIKTLHRRLREESAEWRQFQADLQTAVVIANDIKSEAQEEIGDLKRRLHEAQEKNEKLTKELEEIKSRKQEEERGRVYNYMNAVERDLAALRQGMGLSRRSSTSSEPTPTVKTLIKSFDSASQVPSPAATAIPRTPLSPSPLKTPPAAAVSPMQRHSISGPISTSKPLTTLSDKRPSYAEIPVQDHLLRTSSTSRPASLPRVPAMESAKCISVSRRSSEEIKRDITAPDGATPASLMAIGTTSPQLSLSSSPTASVTPTTRNRIREERKDPLSALAREYGGSKRNALLKWCQKKTEGYQNIDITNFSSSWNDGLAFCAVLHTYLPAHIPYQELNSQDKRRNFTLAFQAAESVGIKSTLDINEMVRTERPDWQNVMLYVTAIYKYFET